The DNA region GGCAGGCACCGTACTGGCGGGGCTTCTGCGGCAGCCAGCCGAAGCCGTAGTTGCTGCGATCGCCGTTCACCTCGCCGATGCTCGGCACCAGGTTGTGCAGGTCGGCCTCGGCGCGACGGAAGGCGGCGTCGTTCCTCGCGCAGTTCTCGCGCCCGCCCTTCTGCCAGCACTGGCGCTGGTGGCCGATGACCCAGGCCGGGACGATGTGCTCCCACTCGATGCGCTTGGCGCGCTGGGCGTTGGTGCGGGGTACGTAGCCGCAGCTCTTCAGGTCGACCTTGTTGCCGCTGTAGCGGCAGCCGCAATAGAACTCGACGGGGTGGGAGGCGTAGAGCTTCCAGGCGACTTTCTTGGCTTCCTGGAAGGTGCGGGGGGCGGAGGCATGGGCGGTGCCGGCCAATAGAAGGCTCAGCAGCAGGACGAGACGGATCATTACTTCTGGGGTTCCCGGTACGGCTGTTTTCAAGGCTCTCACTGACAACGTTTGTTCATCGGAGTTTTGTTGCAAACGAAGCGGCGAAGCTGATAGATGTATAAATATACAGTATTTCAGGGAAGCGTCCTATGAACCTTTCAGCTCCGTTGGCCTTGCCAAAACCACTGTCACAAATCCCTGGGATCATCGTTTCCCAGGTCACCGGTCTCGGCTTTCCACCCCGCTCGCCGAAGCGGCCGGACACCCGCCCCCTGCGCCAGCCGGCTGGAAGCCGCATCAAGGCGCATGGCCCGCATTGAGGAGGAGAACAGGGATGGTCGACGTACTGCAGCTGAAATACACGGTCAACCGGATGGCCGTGGACACGGTGAGCGAAGCGGTCGCGGAACTGCGCCTGGAAGGGCTGGTGACCGACGGCAAGACGCCGTTCACACGGGTGCACTTCAACACCTGCCTGGCGGAGATCGAGGCGCTGTTCCAGCGTGCCGGCTACCACAAGCAGCTCGATGTGGTGGGTTACCAGGGGCTGGCCTATGCCCTCTTCGACCCGGCCCGCTGGGAGCCGGTGGAGGTGCTGCGCTGGCTCAAGGAGTACGTCGACAACGCCCAGGCCAGCCACACGCTGGCACGCAGCGTCGACGACTTCAGCGCCGCTGCGCGTAGGCCGTGAACAGGCCGCTGCCGACGATCACCAGGATGCCGACCAGGCCGATGGCATCCGGCGCGTGGCCGAACAGCACGAAGCCGAGCAGCCCGGCGAAGACGATCTGCCCATAGCTGAATGGCGCCAGCAGGGCCGGTGACGCATACCGGAAGGCCTGGGTGAGCAGCACGTGCCCGCCCATTCCGCAGGCTCCCAGCGCCAGCAGCAGCAGGCCGTGGGCCAGCGTGGTCGGTGCTTCCCAGAAGAACGGCACCAGGGTGCTCATGATCAGGGTGTTGGTGATGCCGGTGATGAAGTTGCTGGTGCCGGGGCTGTCGGTCTGGCTCAGGCGCCGGGTGAGCAGCTGGTAGAAGCCGAAACACAGCGCCGAGGCCAGCGGCAGGAGGATCGCCGGGGTGAACAGCGAGCTGCCCGGCCGCACGATCAGCATCACCCCGCCCAGGCCCAGCAGCACCGCCAGCCACTGCCCGCGGGTGACGCGCTCGCCGAGCAAGGGCACCGACAGCGCCGTCACCAGGAGCGGCGCCAGGAAGTTCACCGCCGTGGCTTCCGCCAGGGGGATGTAGCGCAAGCCGGTGGTGAAGAACAGGCTCGTGCCGAT from Pseudomonas tohonis includes:
- a CDS encoding endonuclease, with amino-acid sequence MIRLVLLLSLLLAGTAHASAPRTFQEAKKVAWKLYASHPVEFYCGCRYSGNKVDLKSCGYVPRTNAQRAKRIEWEHIVPAWVIGHQRQCWQKGGRENCARNDAAFRRAEADLHNLVPSIGEVNGDRSNYGFGWLPQKPRQYGACQMVVDFKARKAMPRQQVRGMIARTYFYMSERYGLRLSRQDRQLYTAWNKQYPVEAWERNRNQRVACAMGHGNHFVGAVNLKLCK
- a CDS encoding transcriptional regulator, translating into MVDVLQLKYTVNRMAVDTVSEAVAELRLEGLVTDGKTPFTRVHFNTCLAEIEALFQRAGYHKQLDVVGYQGLAYALFDPARWEPVEVLRWLKEYVDNAQASHTLARSVDDFSAAARRP
- a CDS encoding DMT family transporter, which codes for MSTQIPSLRREEPLKGILLVCVAIFLFSSHDAISKYLSAFYPIVMVVWVRYLVHTLLMAGFLLPREGLRVLRTQRPLLQLGRALCLIGTSLFFTTGLRYIPLAEATAVNFLAPLLVTALSVPLLGERVTRGQWLAVLLGLGGVMLIVRPGSSLFTPAILLPLASALCFGFYQLLTRRLSQTDSPGTSNFITGITNTLIMSTLVPFFWEAPTTLAHGLLLLALGACGMGGHVLLTQAFRYASPALLAPFSYGQIVFAGLLGFVLFGHAPDAIGLVGILVIVGSGLFTAYAQRR